The proteins below are encoded in one region of Berryella intestinalis:
- a CDS encoding glucose-6-phosphate isomerase, protein MISVEMEKLYPSGKTLVKEHIASRIHAKDASVYDFSDEALECARNYMGWTDLASNPPCPFADIRAFAREAVEAGMTDVVLIGQGGSTQASMTITKYNKVDSSDIRFRTLDSDSPVRLREVLAIVDPKTTMVVISSKSGGTVEPRLMLAAVREAFCKTLTEEEMRRHLVAITDPGSELERQAREEGWRAVFSGEPTVGGRYSALSVFGLLPAALVGIDIEHMMACALEAERACSEDSIDNPAIGLASFLYDNYLKGRNKFSVLTQKRGRVLGLWIEQLVAESLGKEGQGILPNIEVDSLLLSSDPGDRSVVMYQTKNDSWDEMRNFEMSLSYVDPTIPRMNYRIESVEELAEHFVVWEYAIAMCGYLMKVCPFDQPDVASAKSEVLNILENGEPAPDFVEHFIGAWDMGEAEVRVGSRLAGPGTIRESLRTLLGSIEPGDFFALNAFLPFTGEGRREALEVVRHGVAEGFGVVSCLEVGPRYLHSTGQLQKGGRNDGVFLILSADELKDIPLRDTVAPSLGALAKAQAVGDFVTLSSRDRRVVHLHLPDNSGVTLRALAAEVTSVVREIRELREA, encoded by the coding sequence ATGATTTCCGTGGAAATGGAAAAACTGTACCCATCGGGCAAGACCCTGGTGAAAGAGCATATCGCGAGCCGTATCCACGCCAAGGACGCCTCGGTGTACGACTTCTCCGACGAGGCGCTGGAATGCGCTCGCAACTACATGGGCTGGACCGACCTGGCCAGCAACCCCCCGTGCCCGTTCGCCGATATCCGCGCATTCGCCCGCGAGGCCGTTGAGGCCGGGATGACCGACGTGGTCCTCATCGGCCAGGGCGGGTCGACCCAGGCTTCGATGACCATCACGAAGTACAACAAGGTGGATTCGTCCGACATCCGCTTCCGCACGCTGGACTCAGACTCCCCGGTGCGCCTGCGCGAGGTTCTTGCCATCGTGGATCCGAAGACCACGATGGTGGTCATCTCGTCGAAAAGCGGCGGGACCGTCGAGCCCCGCCTGATGCTGGCGGCGGTGCGCGAGGCGTTTTGCAAGACCCTGACCGAAGAGGAGATGCGCCGCCATCTGGTGGCTATCACCGACCCGGGGTCCGAGCTGGAGCGCCAGGCCCGCGAAGAGGGCTGGCGCGCGGTGTTTTCCGGCGAACCCACGGTGGGGGGCCGCTATTCGGCCCTGTCGGTGTTCGGCCTTCTGCCCGCCGCGCTCGTGGGAATCGACATCGAGCACATGATGGCCTGTGCCCTCGAGGCGGAGCGCGCCTGCAGCGAGGACTCCATCGACAACCCGGCCATCGGGCTGGCATCGTTTCTGTACGACAACTACCTGAAGGGCCGCAACAAGTTCTCGGTGCTCACGCAGAAGCGCGGCCGCGTTCTGGGCCTGTGGATCGAGCAGCTGGTGGCCGAGAGCCTGGGCAAGGAGGGCCAGGGAATCCTTCCCAACATCGAGGTCGACTCGCTTCTGCTGTCGTCGGATCCGGGCGACCGCAGCGTGGTGATGTACCAGACCAAGAACGATTCGTGGGACGAGATGCGCAACTTCGAGATGAGCCTCTCGTACGTCGACCCCACCATCCCGCGCATGAACTACCGCATCGAGTCGGTCGAAGAGCTGGCCGAGCACTTCGTGGTGTGGGAGTACGCCATCGCCATGTGCGGGTACCTCATGAAGGTCTGCCCGTTCGACCAGCCCGACGTGGCTTCGGCCAAGTCGGAGGTCCTGAACATCCTCGAGAACGGCGAGCCGGCTCCCGACTTCGTCGAGCACTTCATCGGCGCGTGGGACATGGGTGAGGCCGAGGTGCGCGTTGGGTCCCGCCTTGCGGGCCCGGGCACGATCCGCGAATCGCTGCGCACCCTGTTGGGGTCGATCGAGCCGGGGGATTTCTTCGCGCTGAACGCGTTTCTGCCGTTCACGGGCGAGGGTCGCCGAGAGGCGCTCGAGGTCGTCCGCCACGGCGTCGCCGAGGGGTTCGGCGTGGTGTCGTGCCTGGAGGTGGGCCCGCGCTACCTGCATTCGACGGGCCAGCTGCAGAAGGGCGGCCGCAACGACGGGGTGTTCCTCATCCTTTCCGCCGACGAGCTGAAAGACATTCCCTTGCGCGACACGGTGGCCCCGAGTTTGGGGGCGCTCGCCAAAGCCCAGGCAGTGGGCGATTTCGTGACGCTTTCCTCGCGCGATCGGCGCGTGGTGCACCTGCATCTTCCCGATAACTCCGGCGTCACGCTGCGCGCGCTGGCCGCCGAGGTGACGTCGGTGGTGAGGGAGATCCGGGAGCTGCGGGAGGCTTAA
- a CDS encoding LytR/AlgR family response regulator transcription factor produces the protein MLKAIIVDDEAPARSELRFLLDELGQTEVVAEAASVREAIEKLKEYPCDVMFLDVNMPEATGLKLADGLQHLKFPPAVVFVTAYSEYALDAFKVNAVDYLVKPVETERLAQAIARVRENVALHLQAQKSERIPVEKGGKKIFIPIDSIRFVMARDDYAYLQTDDDRYFSTVSLAQLEKRLDGHGFFRVHRGYLVNLSLVEEVEPVTGGTLSLALNGVDERIPVSRRRVSLLKKALGL, from the coding sequence GTGCTTAAAGCGATTATCGTTGACGACGAGGCCCCTGCCCGTTCCGAGCTCAGGTTTCTGCTTGACGAGCTTGGCCAGACCGAGGTTGTGGCCGAGGCCGCAAGCGTGCGCGAGGCTATCGAGAAGCTGAAGGAATACCCCTGCGACGTCATGTTCCTCGATGTGAACATGCCCGAGGCCACCGGGCTGAAGCTCGCCGACGGCCTGCAGCATCTGAAGTTTCCCCCCGCCGTGGTGTTCGTGACCGCCTACAGCGAGTACGCGCTGGACGCCTTCAAGGTGAATGCCGTCGATTACCTGGTGAAGCCCGTTGAAACCGAGCGCCTCGCCCAGGCCATCGCCCGCGTGCGCGAAAACGTCGCGCTGCACCTCCAGGCCCAGAAGTCCGAGCGCATCCCCGTCGAGAAGGGGGGCAAGAAGATCTTCATCCCCATCGACAGCATCCGCTTCGTCATGGCTCGCGACGACTACGCCTACCTGCAGACCGACGACGACCGTTACTTCTCCACGGTGAGCCTGGCTCAGCTGGAGAAGCGGCTGGACGGGCACGGCTTTTTCCGCGTGCATCGCGGCTACCTGGTGAACCTCTCGCTGGTCGAAGAGGTCGAGCCGGTGACCGGGGGAACGCTGTCCCTCGCGCTGAACGGCGTTGACGAGCGCATCCCCGTTTCCCGGCGCCGCGTGTCGCTTCTCAAGAAGGCGTTGGGATTGTAG